The Mya arenaria isolate MELC-2E11 chromosome 16, ASM2691426v1 genome includes a window with the following:
- the LOC128221149 gene encoding uncharacterized protein LOC128221149 — protein MAVNQMTSPNNGCTSGQHANDGGNPHEKTQLNNIEQIEAEFDKSTFSKSETSRKKMKRLSQYLLKENMANIDAHFKIGFEINQYLCVGDADHTRSTVFVLFEDDNKPIVKKTKSGTSQNHETSATEKIELSVEAIDKKFKDECIDESEENLKLLAFTKKEICKVQETSFSGVSLYIDFGLNEHLELNAESKFRYVSGYDENKNPYMILDTCPRYWKLKSWLTDLFQPLPKVWLAIGGAIGSCFKQLKALFKGS, from the exons ATGGCAGTTAATCAAATGACTAGTCCCAACAATGGTTGCACCTCCGGGCAGCATGCCAACGATGGTGGAAATCCGCACGAAAAAACT CAACTGAATAATATCGAACAAATAGAAGCTGAATTCGACAAAAGTACTTTTTCAAAGTCTGAAACAAGCAGGAAGAAAATGAAACGACTTTCACAATACCTTTTGAAGGAGAACATGGCAAACATTGatgcacattttaaaattggatttgaaataaatcaatatttgtgTGTCGGAGACGCAGATCATACTAGATCGACTGTTTTTGTCCTGTTTGAGGATGACAACAAACCCATAGTTAAAAAGACAAAATCCG GTACATCACAGAATCATGAGACAAGCGCAACTGAAAag ATTGAGCTGTCGGTGGAAGCAATagataaaaagtttaaagacGAATGCATAGATGAATCGGAAGAGAATTTAAAACTTCTGGCCTTCACGAAAAAGGAAATTTGTAAAGTCCAAGAAACCTCGTTTTCTGGTGTATCGCTTTACATAGATTTTGGTTTGAACGAACACCTTGAACTTAATGCAGAATCCAAATTTAGATATGTCTCTGGTTATGACGAAAATAAAAACCCTTACATGATACTAGATACATGTCCTCGGTATTGGAAGCTGAAATCGTGGTTGACTGACCTCTTCCAGCCCTTACCAAAGGTGTGGTTAGCCATCGGTGGTGCCATAGGAAGTTGTTTCAAACAACTGAAAGCGTTGTTTAAAGGATCCTAG